From one Candidatus Dadabacteria bacterium genomic stretch:
- the nuoF gene encoding NADH-quinone oxidoreductase subunit NuoF, translated as MPEQRVIRNYVDRPNSYTIGSYLSSGGYSALRKALGMAPGEVTDAVKKSGLRGRGGAGFPAGIKWSFIPPDSKKPVYLCCNADESEPGSFKDREILEKDPHQMIEGIIIACYAIRSHKAYIYIRGEMPYGAKRIQQAIEEAYEHGYLGKNILLSGFDLDMKLYIGAGAYICGEETGLLESIEGKKGEPRPKPPFPAQVGLFGCPTIVNNVETLACVPHIINNGADWFASIGTPRNTGTKIFGLSGHVNKPGLYELPLGINLLELIEEYGGGVPGGRKIKAVSPGGSSSAVFSADELDITMDFDTVAAAGSMLGTAGVTVMDETVSMIKVAQNLAHFYRDESCGQCVQCREGTWWLEKILREIDEGKGSIEHLDIILDACSQMRGTTICALADGCAMPVDSIVRKFRDEFEEHIKRGYS; from the coding sequence ATGCCCGAGCAAAGAGTCATAAGAAATTACGTCGACAGGCCCAACTCCTACACCATCGGATCATATCTGTCCTCGGGGGGATACTCGGCGCTGAGAAAAGCCCTTGGCATGGCCCCCGGAGAAGTAACCGACGCGGTCAAGAAATCGGGTCTGCGGGGAAGGGGAGGGGCTGGCTTTCCGGCGGGGATAAAGTGGAGCTTCATCCCGCCCGACTCAAAGAAACCGGTTTATCTCTGCTGCAACGCCGATGAGAGCGAACCCGGAAGCTTCAAGGACAGGGAGATTCTGGAGAAAGATCCCCATCAGATGATAGAGGGCATAATAATCGCCTGCTACGCTATCCGCTCCCACAAAGCCTACATATATATAAGAGGGGAGATGCCGTACGGTGCCAAAAGGATACAGCAGGCAATAGAGGAAGCTTACGAACACGGCTATCTCGGCAAGAACATACTCCTAAGCGGCTTTGATCTCGATATGAAGCTGTATATAGGCGCCGGCGCCTATATATGCGGGGAGGAGACCGGTCTTCTTGAGTCAATAGAAGGAAAAAAGGGAGAGCCGAGACCCAAGCCTCCTTTTCCGGCTCAGGTGGGCCTTTTCGGCTGCCCCACCATAGTCAACAACGTGGAGACGCTTGCATGCGTTCCCCATATAATAAACAACGGGGCGGACTGGTTTGCTTCGATAGGGACTCCCAGAAACACCGGAACCAAGATTTTCGGGCTGAGCGGGCATGTGAACAAGCCCGGGCTTTACGAACTTCCCCTCGGAATAAATCTTCTTGAGCTGATTGAGGAGTACGGCGGAGGAGTTCCTGGAGGAAGAAAAATAAAAGCGGTTTCTCCCGGTGGTTCTTCTTCCGCGGTTTTTTCCGCGGATGAACTGGACATTACGATGGATTTCGATACCGTTGCGGCTGCGGGCTCCATGCTTGGGACGGCGGGAGTAACTGTGATGGATGAAACGGTGAGCATGATCAAGGTAGCCCAGAACCTTGCCCATTTCTACAGAGATGAGTCATGCGGCCAGTGCGTTCAGTGCAGAGAAGGGACGTGGTGGCTTGAGAAGATACTGAGGGAGATTGACGAAGGCAAGGGATCCATTGAGCACCTCGACATAATACTTGATGCGTGCTCGCAGATGAGGGGAACGACCATATGTGCCCTTGCAGATGGCTGCGCCATGCCCGTTGACTCAATAGTGAGAAAATTCAGAGACGAGTTCGAAGAGCATATAAAAAGAGGATATTCTTAG
- the lhgO gene encoding L-2-hydroxyglutarate oxidase → MEKNCDFLVVGGGIVGLAITNELLLRGCSNIIVLEKEESLGAHSSGRNSGVLHAGIYYTPDSLKARYCIEGNRMMRDFCHENGVAISECGKAIVADSEEKLEGLQALQQRAQRNGVESYLIDEKELAEIEPHAATFEKAIYSPATSVFDPMGVLEALCSKIKKTGKARVLFDTVFIGQKKDRVALTSAGEIAYGKLINAAGLHADVIACQFEVGLRYRAIPFMGSYSELTKKSTYLVQGNIYPVPDPRMPFLGVHFTRSTSGRVFIGPTAVPVLGRESYGFLEDLGLESFRFLYRNASMFVSDGGFRANALSEVKKHLGSHFYSEARKLVPGLLPRHLVSSAKTGIRSQLVDWKEKKLVMDYVVCREENTVHVLNAISPAFTSSMSFAKHVADILLEEEAR, encoded by the coding sequence ATGGAGAAAAATTGCGATTTTCTTGTTGTTGGCGGAGGAATTGTGGGTCTTGCAATCACAAATGAACTTCTTCTGCGCGGCTGCAGTAACATCATTGTTTTGGAAAAGGAAGAGAGCTTGGGGGCGCATTCAAGCGGCCGAAACAGCGGGGTTCTCCACGCCGGGATCTATTACACGCCCGATTCTCTGAAGGCGCGGTACTGCATTGAGGGGAACCGGATGATGAGAGATTTCTGCCACGAAAACGGAGTCGCTATATCCGAATGCGGCAAGGCTATCGTGGCGGACTCCGAGGAGAAGCTTGAAGGACTCCAGGCACTTCAGCAGAGGGCGCAGAGAAACGGAGTGGAGTCGTATCTTATCGATGAAAAAGAGCTTGCAGAGATAGAACCGCATGCCGCTACGTTTGAGAAAGCCATATATTCTCCCGCGACATCGGTGTTTGACCCTATGGGCGTTTTGGAGGCTCTTTGCTCGAAGATTAAAAAAACCGGGAAAGCACGTGTGCTTTTTGACACGGTTTTTATTGGACAAAAAAAGGACCGGGTTGCCCTTACGAGCGCGGGAGAGATAGCTTATGGAAAACTCATAAACGCTGCCGGGCTCCACGCGGACGTCATAGCGTGCCAATTCGAAGTGGGTCTTAGGTACAGAGCCATCCCTTTTATGGGTTCCTACAGCGAACTTACGAAAAAAAGTACTTATCTTGTCCAAGGAAATATCTATCCGGTTCCCGACCCGAGAATGCCTTTTCTGGGGGTGCACTTTACGAGGAGCACTTCGGGACGGGTCTTTATCGGTCCCACCGCCGTGCCGGTTCTGGGAAGGGAGAGCTACGGATTTCTTGAGGACCTGGGGTTAGAGTCGTTCCGGTTTCTTTACAGAAATGCGTCGATGTTCGTAAGTGACGGCGGATTCAGGGCAAATGCGCTCTCCGAGGTGAAAAAACATCTGGGGTCCCATTTCTACTCAGAAGCTAGAAAGCTGGTTCCCGGTCTCCTGCCCCGTCATCTAGTCTCTTCTGCGAAAACCGGTATCCGTTCGCAGCTTGTGGACTGGAAGGAGAAAAAACTTGTTATGGACTACGTCGTCTGCAGGGAAGAGAACACTGTTCACGTTCTAAACGCCATATCGCCCGCTTTTACATCCTCGATGTCGTTTGCCAAGCATGTAGCGGACATTCTGCTTGAGGAAGAAGCTCGCTAG
- a CDS encoding SulP family inorganic anion transporter, translated as MFGKKKRNSSFRSIGPTFLDDLFGGVVSAIVILPMALAFGVASGLGPVAGIYGAVAVGFFAATFGGTPAQISGPTGPMTIAMAAIVTLYAHDLATAFTIVMLAGLIQISLGFLRVGRFVGYTPYSVISGFMTGIGAIIIILQVVTILGAEPIPGGPLVQIAAWPEAIANPNPHDLAVGLIALAICIFWPRRIRRFLPPALAALTIGTCIALFGLNEARTMGAIPAGLPAFQVPQIGLESIGHFLEPALILALLGSIDSLLTSLIADSQTRTRHNPDRELVGQGLGNLAAGILGALPGSGAPLVTVTNIRAGGRTPLAGILTAILLLGLLLGFGWIAEPIPLAVLAGILIKVGWDIIDWRFVVHLRVIRLEYVFIMLLTFLVTVFVDLVTAVALGLITAGVVRSRDLTQNELEGVFSLPVLDFDSLPSLADINPHNLPVGFIKLRGSFSIASANELTRVIAADIEDHDVIILDFSETTSVDDSAALAIEELVQSAIDDDTACIVLGLSGDVGKVLQSLKVFHRVPAGNFVDTLDEAKQLSKSLLHERGADDEA; from the coding sequence TTGTTCGGGAAAAAAAAGAGAAATTCTTCTTTCAGGTCGATAGGGCCCACTTTTCTAGATGACCTATTCGGCGGTGTTGTCTCCGCGATCGTAATTCTGCCGATGGCGTTAGCCTTTGGCGTTGCCTCGGGGCTAGGGCCAGTTGCCGGAATCTACGGTGCCGTCGCAGTGGGATTCTTTGCCGCCACGTTCGGCGGCACGCCTGCGCAGATCTCCGGTCCCACCGGTCCGATGACTATCGCCATGGCTGCGATTGTCACCCTGTATGCCCACGACCTGGCGACCGCATTCACCATCGTCATGCTGGCCGGCCTGATACAGATATCTTTGGGGTTTCTCCGGGTCGGACGCTTTGTGGGGTACACTCCATACTCCGTGATTTCCGGTTTCATGACCGGGATCGGCGCGATCATCATAATCCTCCAGGTCGTGACTATCCTCGGTGCTGAGCCGATTCCGGGAGGGCCGCTTGTCCAGATTGCTGCTTGGCCGGAAGCCATTGCCAACCCCAATCCGCACGACCTTGCTGTTGGTTTAATCGCCTTGGCTATTTGTATTTTCTGGCCCCGCCGGATACGACGCTTCCTGCCCCCTGCGCTGGCCGCCTTGACGATCGGCACCTGCATTGCGTTGTTCGGACTCAACGAGGCACGAACCATGGGCGCGATCCCTGCGGGCCTTCCCGCGTTTCAGGTTCCGCAGATAGGGCTGGAATCAATCGGGCACTTTTTGGAGCCGGCACTGATTCTTGCGCTTCTCGGTTCCATTGACAGCCTGCTGACCTCGTTGATAGCAGATTCTCAAACCCGCACACGCCACAACCCCGATCGGGAACTCGTGGGGCAGGGCCTCGGTAATCTGGCGGCCGGTATTCTGGGCGCGTTGCCGGGCTCGGGAGCTCCGCTGGTCACCGTCACCAACATCCGGGCCGGCGGGCGCACTCCGCTTGCGGGCATCCTGACCGCGATCTTGCTGCTCGGCCTGCTGCTCGGCTTCGGCTGGATTGCCGAACCGATTCCGCTGGCTGTTCTGGCCGGCATTCTGATTAAAGTCGGCTGGGATATTATTGACTGGCGCTTTGTTGTCCATCTGCGGGTGATTCGCCTTGAGTATGTCTTTATAATGCTCCTCACCTTCCTTGTGACCGTGTTTGTTGATTTAGTCACCGCTGTCGCGCTCGGGTTGATCACTGCGGGCGTGGTGCGCTCGAGAGACTTGACTCAGAACGAACTGGAAGGCGTGTTTTCCCTGCCAGTTCTGGATTTTGATTCTTTACCGTCTTTAGCGGACATCAATCCCCATAACCTGCCGGTCGGATTCATCAAGTTAAGAGGAAGTTTCTCGATTGCTTCCGCAAACGAACTGACCCGAGTTATTGCTGCAGACATCGAGGATCACGACGTCATCATCCTCGACTTCTCCGAGACCACCAGCGTGGACGATAGCGCTGCGCTTGCGATCGAGGAACTCGTCCAGTCTGCCATTGATGATGACACCGCCTGTATCGTGTTGGGCCTGTCTGGTGACGTGGGTAAAGTCCTGCAATCTCTCAAGGTCTTCCACCGTGTCCCCGCCGGGAATTTCGTGGACACCCTTGACGAGGCGAAGCAGTTGTCCAAGAGCCTCCTTCACGAGCGCGGTGCCGATGACGAAGCCTAG